A genomic window from Populus alba chromosome 19, ASM523922v2, whole genome shotgun sequence includes:
- the LOC118054896 gene encoding syntaxin-related protein KNOLLE — MNDLMTKSFMSYVDLKKEAMKDLEAGPDHDLEMANASNTMDNNLGLFLEEAEDVKKEMRSIREILDQLQEANEESKSLHKHEALKSIRNKINADIVKGLKKARSIKTQLEEMDRANAANRRLSGYKEGTPIYRTRVAVTNCLRKKLKELMMDFQALRQKMMIEYKDNVGRRYFTVTGEYPDEEVIDKIISDGNGGEEFLKRAIQEHGKGKVLETVVEIQDRHDAAKEIEKSLLELHQVFLDMAVMVEAQGEQMDDIEHHVLKASHYVKDGTKELKGAKDHQKSSRKWMCIGIILLLIIILVIVIPIVTSFSFS; from the coding sequence ATGAATGACCTAATGACCAAATCGTTCATGAGCTATGTGGACCTAAAGAAAGAGGCCATGAAAGATCTTGAAGCAGGCCCTGACCATGATTTAGAAATGGCAAATGCATCAAACACCATGGACAACAACCTTGGTCTATTCCTTGAAGAAGCTGAGGatgtaaagaaagaaatgcGATCGATCCGTGAGATTCTTGACCAGTTGCAAGAAGCAAATGAAGAAAGCAAGTCCTTACACAAACACGAGGCCTTAAAATCGATACGAAACAAAATCAATGCAGATATTGTTAAAGGCCTGAAAAAGGCCAGAAGTATTAAAACCCAGCTTGAAGAAATGGATCGTGCCAATGCTGCTAATAGGCGTCTTTCAGGGTACAAGGAAGGAACTCCGATTTATAGAACAAGGGTTGCTGTTACTAATTGCTTGCGCAAGAAATTGAAGGAGCTGATGATGGATTTTCAAGCTTTAAGGCAAAAGATGATGATTGAGTATAAAGATAATGTTGGTAGGAGGTATTTCACTGTTACCGGAGAGTACCCAGATGAGGAAGTCATTGATAAGATCATCTCTGATGGTAATGGGGGTGAGGAGTTCTTGAAACGTGCAATCCAGGAGCATGGGAAAGGGAAGGTGTTGGAGACTGTGGTGGAGATACAGGACAGGCATGATGCTGCCAAAGAGATTGAGAAGAGCTTGTTGGAGCTGCACCAGGTGTTTTTGGACATGGCAGTGATGGTGGAGGCACAAGGGGAGCAGATGGATGATATTGAGCACCATGTGTTGAAAGCTAGTCACTATGTGAAGGATGGTACCAAAGAGCTCAAGGGTGCTAAAGATCACCAGAAGAGCAGCAGGAAATGGATGTGTATCGGTATCATTCTCCTTTTGATAATCATTCTTGTGATTGTTATACCTATTGTTACTAGCTTTAGCTTCTCTTGA
- the LOC118054912 gene encoding aquaporin SIP1-1 gives MGAIKAASGDAVLTFMWVFVSAMFGLFTNLIVTALGLQTLVWAPLVITTFIVFTFVFLFTLIGEALGGASFNPTGTASFYAAGVGGDTLFSMALRFPAQAAGAVGGALAIMEVMPVQYKHMLGGPTLQVDLHTGGLAEGVLTFLMSFAVLVIILKGPRNPLVQTLFLSIATITLVVAGSTYTGPSMNPANAFGWAYVRKGHNTWEQLYVYWICPFIGAILAAWIFRVVFPPPAPKQKKA, from the exons ATGGGCGCAATAAAGGCAGCATCTGGGGATGCAGTGCTAACTTTCATGTGGGTGTTTGTGTCTGCCATGTTTGGTTTGTTCACAAACCTGATAGTTACTGCTCTCGGTCTTCAAACCCTTGTCTGGGCTCCTCTGGTCATCACTACTTTTATTGTCTTCacctttgttttcttgtttaccTTGATTGGTGAGGCCTTGGGTGGTGCCAGTTTTAACCCAACCGGTACTGCTTCTTTCTATGCTGCTGGGGTTGGTGGAGACACTCTCTTCTCCATGGCCCTCAGATTCCCTGCTCAG GCAGCAGGGGCTGTGGGAGGTGCGTTGGCTATCATGGAGGTGATGCCAGTTCAGTATAAGCACATGCTTGGGGGCCCTACTTTGCAGGTGGACTTGCATACAGGAGGCCTTGCTGAGGGGGTTTTGACCTTCTTAATGAGTTTTGCTGTTCTTGTAATTATCCTTAAAGGCCCTCGTAACCCTCTGGTGCAGACATTGTTTCTTTCCATTGCGACCATAACATTGGTGGTTGCAGGTTCTACTTACACCGGTCCTTCCATGAATCCTGCCAAT GCCTTTGGGTGGGCATATGTAAGAAAAGGGCACAACACATGGGAGCAGCTCTATGTTTACTGGATCTGCCCCTTCATCGGAGCGATACTGGCCGCCTGGATCTTCCGTGTTGTCTTCCCCCCACCAGCACCCAAACAAAAGAAAGCCTAA